The following nucleotide sequence is from Trifolium pratense cultivar HEN17-A07 linkage group LG2, ARS_RC_1.1, whole genome shotgun sequence.
ATATGTAACCATCATCCATATACCAATTTCGAAACATACCGCTATCATATTTTGGTAGAATTTGCTCACCTCCTACATTCAATCTATACAGATTTTCCATAGCTGAATTATTATAAATGTAAACAACATTTGGATAGTGGCCAACTAAAGGAATAGGCGAATCATCGCCACTGATGTATAAACCATGTGGGATTGAAACAACTTCAATACCATTCACAAATGCATATGAATCGAAGTCATTTAACGATGGTGCGAAAGTAAGTTCCAAACTATTCCCATTTACATGGACAATGAATTCTTTCATTAAATATGCTAAGTTAGAGTAATCTGCATTGAGAGAAACGCTGAAATTATGCAGAAGTGTGAAATTACCAGCAGTTACTGATAAGAAAGCATTTGAGATGTTGAAATTCAAATAATCAGCAGGGTAGAAATGAAGGCGTATGAATTTCGGACCAGAAGTTACATTGAATCTATAAGTGAATTGAGATTGAAAAATTCTAGCTGTCATATAAGGAACTTCAGGAATGGATTGAAGATTGGTAGAAGGTACTGTTGCAATTAAGGACTTTTTGATGATGTCTGCATTGGAAGGTAAATATGGTGAATCAATGTCACCATTCCAGATTCTACCATCATATTGAACAAGTTCTGATGTGTTAGAACCACAATTAATAACTATGTTTTCTGATGGAACATAACTAGTAGTATTGTCAGCAGCAACTAATAATTGTGGATGTAACATGTAATAGAAGTTTAAGAAAATAATGTACATGATAAAACATGTTACACCATTCATATGATTATGTAACATTGTTGTATCTTAATGGTTTCTTAGAATGGAAAACTTTGTATGCTTGGctaataatataaatagaataaaataaaaaatgctaaCAAGTGTCTCAAATGTActagataaaaaattaaatataaaaatattttttcaattgcatcaaaataaaatccagctaataatatgaataaaataaaataaaatccagcTATCCAGCTTTAGAGCATGTAGCAAGAAATATGATTTCGTGGAAAATGACAGAGACTTTGTATGCTTggctaataatatgattttttaattgCATCAAAATAAAATCCAGCTAATAATATGTATAATTTTCGTGTTGAATTTTCAATAACAGAGACAGCCAAACAATTTCGTGGAAAATGTATAATTTCCCTCACACTTGTTGGTCATGATATTATAAGGACTAGGATGTGGAATTTTGAACTCTGTCTGTGACATAATATGTGGAATTTTGAACTCTGTGACATAACTTTGCTGTATTGGCCAAAAGAAAAATCATGTTCTTGCTGTAGTGATGGCAATTTGGTTTTAGATACAGATTTTGGCTTcaaattaaaactatatataaaaaaaaaaaaaaaaaaaaaaattaaaaattagggACGTCAGTAGGAGAGTTTGTGACATAAATTTCAAACAAGTAATCACTAGTACTAgtaaaaactaataaggatgatttttttttatttttttttgcaacttAAATGATTTAAAATGAATGGCTTATATTATACAATGAGGTTGTGTAAAATTATACAATGATCCCAACTCCGATCGAGAAAGGAAAAATAGTAAACTTAGAAAACTATATCAAGCATAATAAATAAGTAGTAAGGGTCTTGGCTCTTTAAGCTAATTGTCGGGATTTGATTTTTGACTCCTATGTATGGAAAATTTCTGGTTGAAAGGGGATAACGTATTATGTGTGCCCCACATGTTCTTCGACAGAGATTGATCATTGCTAACAGCAGCGAAATCCTTGTACCTACTTATATCATGGATTCATGGTAACCCaacaaaaaagagaataatCTACAAAATGTAACCACATGTGCAGGCGTAGTGTTGGATACCGACAAATGTTGAACAACAATCACACATTCAATCTATACTATAGTGTCGATGCTACATATCCATCTTGACTGCATTGATTTCCTGCCCCTCCAAACTTTTCTGCAAGGAAAGAGTTTTCTCCAAACTACTCAGCACCTCTCCTATAGTTGGCCTATCTGCACTCTTGTTAGCCAAACACTTGATACCAATTTCCACAAAGTCCATTAAGCATTCCAACCTTATATTTCCTTCTAAACAAGAATCAACCAATCTATCAATAGTTCCTAATTGATAGCAATGCATAGCCCATTCTACCAATCCAACTTTCTCATTTTCCTCTTCCACTGCCGTAGGATTCACTGCTCCTCTTCCACTCAACACTTCAAACAAAACCACCCCAAATGAATAAACATCACTTTTTTCACTCAATTTTCTTCTCTTATAGTACTCAGGATCTAAATATCCAAAAGTACCTTTAACCTCAGTACTAACATGAGTGTGGTAAATGGATTCAACCATTCTAGACAACCCAAAATCTGCAATCTTTGGTACCAAATTCTGATCCAATAATATGTTTGACGACTTGATGTCGCGGTGAATCACCGGATTGTTTCTGCCTGTATGAAGGTAATGGATTCCCCTAGCTGCACCAATACAAATCTCTAGTCTTTGATTCCATGAAAGTGGCTGCTTCTGTTTCTTGGTCAAATGATCACAAAGTGGACCTTGAGTCATGTATTCATACACAAGTATCAGTTCAATGCTTTCTTGGCAGTAGCCCAACAATGAAACTAAGTTCATGtgagaaaatgaatgaaaattgaTCTCATTTTGAAATTCCTTAAATCCTTGACGCGAACTCGGTTTAGCGCGCTTTATGGCCACATTAGTCACTCCATCAAGCATTATGATTCCTTTGTATACCTTTCCAAAACCTCCTTCCCCAATCACAAGATCTTCATTGAAGTTACTTGTTGCTGATATAATCTCTGCTAAAGTGAATTGATAGCAATTACCTGATATCACCTTTACATGAACTTTTTCCTCACTTCTTGCAGTAGAATCCATTGTAAATAACTGAAAACttccaatttttaattttctccAGTCTTTTCTTCTAAGAATGAAACATGTTATGAAAAGTCCCAAAATGGAACCTAAAGTACTGACCCCCACAACAATAAAAACTGgaaatttcttcttcttgtgAAGTTCTTCATTCTTCAATTGAAATCTTGCAGCAAGATTATAATTACTATCACTTAACTTACTAATTTCAACTCCATTCAATATAGCATCAGCATACTTTGGTTTTGACTCTAAATTGGGATGAAGTGAGATCAACATGAAAACTTTCCTTCTCTCAGTCTCAATTGGAACCTTTACAACATAGTCTCTATACAAAGGACTTAAAGGTTCACCAGCCAAAGCAACTAAATCCAATTTTTCCTCAGCTGTTTGGTTGTTTATATAAACACTGAAAACCCTCTGATTAATATCTGTTACAAACATAGATATCTCACAGAAATGAAGCCTAACAAGATACTTGAATCCAGAATCAACCGAAAATGACCATGTTAAATTGTACCTCATGTTTGAATCTCCACTGCTACTACTCATTGTTCTTGCAGACCAATATACATTTTCTGGTGCTGAATAGGTATAGTCATTTGAATTGAGAAAACTTTCGTTCATATTAACTCTACCATCTCTCAAGACAAGAACAGTTCCATATTGTGAACCAGAAATGTAGTTTCTATCATTTAGCCATGATCCAAATGCATTTTTAACATCAGGGTCACCTTCATTCCCCGTGCGAACCATGTAAAGCTTTTCAAAAGCACATTCATTGTTGAGAAAAAACCTTTCTTTCTGTCCAAGGTAAGGAACAGAAACATTAGAATTTGAAGCATGATGAGAGAATAAATTATTGGGTACTGAGAATGTTTCAATTCCATTTATAAAAGCAAAAGCTTTGGGAATTTGAGGAGACGGAGTGAAAGTAATGTTGAGTATCTTTTCTTTGATGCTGACAAAGAAATCTTTGGTTATATAAGGTGAGTTGATTTCTTGTGCAGCAAGTAATGGATTGAAATTGTTAACAAGAGTGTAAGAACCAGATTTGACTGAAAAATAGGACTTAGAGTTTGAGGGGTTTATTGGTAAATATGAAGTTGAGAGAAAATATAAACGAATGAATTTAAGACCAGAAGAAGAGAAAGGAAAAGAGTAGGTGAATGAAGAATGAGGAATTATTCTTGCTGTTGAGTAAGGGATTTTTGGTGCTACTTTGTTTATGTTTGAGAGTAAGAGTGTTGTTGATGAAGTTGTTTCATATGATGGAGACAAGAAAGTTTTTCCAATGTCTCCTATCCAATTGACACCATTGAATGGTGATGATCCAGATGAACCACAGTTAAGGAGGATTTTGTCTGAAGGAATGTTTATGGAATCTGAATCACAAGAGTTTAaattaatgaagaaaaagaacaaaataaagatAGTTACAAATCTAGATGACACTATAATTTGAGTTTCCTTCATGTTGAGATTGAACAGAGTAAGGTTTGGTTTACTCACATgtttgtatatttatttattttaataatttgtcAATTTGACTATTTTGGTACCAACCAAATCCAGCTGTATCAACATATATATGATGTAAAGTAACCAATATATCAACGATTTGTACACTGGTGATTGGCgctggacttggtagggaggatcacgatTTGATCCCCGCAACGGCGATCGGGAGAGGGCTCGAACCACTTGATGCTggaactgacccccgaatcagattaagcGGTCTTGTGGGCCGGATAGTAGTggggaaagaaagaaagaaaaaaagtcacCAACAGATTTGACCAAACAAATAGTCACCAAAAAACTGGCATTTCCCAAGAGTTAAAACCTTTCCATGTTCTTATTCCCTAACCTATTATCCTGCCATAAAATTTGGGGGAAGGGACAAGACTAaacgaattaaaaaaaaatgaagcatAGGCCTTCAATTAAAACACTACCCAGATCCATTCATACATGGGAGGAGTTTATCTAGTGCCATGAAGTCGAACAAAGCTTGTCCTTCATGAGTGAGAGGAGTCTGCACATCTCCTCAGCATGCACCTGAAATGATCatcagaaaatataaaattgttaaAGCATAGAACACAGAACAAAAGGCACTatacaaatcaaaatcataaaTAACTCACAATTTCATTACATGTATGACTAAAAATGAACTCAACCTTTGAGAAGGGGAAGACATCAGATGTTACACAAGAAGAACTTTCTCCCTTTTCTCCCTTTCTCACATGATTAGGAATTTTTAGTA
It contains:
- the LOC123911550 gene encoding receptor-like protein kinase FERONIA produces the protein MKETQIIVSSRFVTIFILFFFFINLNSCDSDSINIPSDKILLNCGSSGSSPFNGVNWIGDIGKTFLSPSYETTSSTTLLLSNINKVAPKIPYSTARIIPHSSFTYSFPFSSSGLKFIRLYFLSTSYLPINPSNSKSYFSVKSGSYTLVNNFNPLLAAQEINSPYITKDFFVSIKEKILNITFTPSPQIPKAFAFINGIETFSVPNNLFSHHASNSNVSVPYLGQKERFFLNNECAFEKLYMVRTGNEGDPDVKNAFGSWLNDRNYISGSQYGTVLVLRDGRVNMNESFLNSNDYTYSAPENVYWSARTMSSSSGDSNMRYNLTWSFSVDSGFKYLVRLHFCEISMFVTDINQRVFSVYINNQTAEEKLDLVALAGEPLSPLYRDYVVKVPIETERRKVFMLISLHPNLESKPKYADAILNGVEISKLSDSNYNLAARFQLKNEELHKKKKFPVFIVVGVSTLGSILGLFITCFILRRKDWRKLKIGSFQLFTMDSTARSEEKVHVKVISGNCYQFTLAEIISATSNFNEDLVIGEGGFGKVYKGIIMLDGVTNVAIKRAKPSSRQGFKEFQNEINFHSFSHMNLVSLLGYCQESIELILVYEYMTQGPLCDHLTKKQKQPLSWNQRLEICIGAARGIHYLHTGRNNPVIHRDIKSSNILLDQNLVPKIADFGLSRMVESIYHTHVSTEVKGTFGYLDPEYYKRRKLSEKSDVYSFGVVLFEVLSGRGAVNPTAVEEENEKVGLVEWAMHCYQLGTIDRLVDSCLEGNIRLECLMDFVEIGIKCLANKSADRPTIGEVLSSLEKTLSLQKSLEGQEINAVKMDM